A single Carassius carassius chromosome 3, fCarCar2.1, whole genome shotgun sequence DNA region contains:
- the tesk1b gene encoding dual specificity testis-specific protein kinase 2: protein MSSGTIVMDQDDLDPEASDSLLHGIHGAHRPRPSSYRALRSAVSSLARIDDFICEKIGSGFFSEVFKVQHRTTGQVMALKMNTMASNKANMLKEVQLMNRLGHPNILRFVGVCVHEGHLHALTEYINGGNLEQLLNSDVFLSWSVRINLSLDIARGLEYLHSKGIFHRDLTSKNCLVRWESGQCSAVVGDFGLAEKIPDHSEEAEKQSMAVVGSPYWMAPEVLRGERYNEKVDVFAYGIILCEIIGRIQADPDFLPRTEDFGLDVEAFRQMVGDCPPHFFHLAVICCSMNPDSRPSFTDVVAELEKMVSDRKKSECMESDVEDQPSTNTTPLSRKHSLHIPTDPRLCRSKSDVLLPPSPLLTRTTPMRVNPFSQRQDLNGGRIKLFDTPSKSVISLTFALPPPPDPSSPVSCDKSPLHCHRRSQSLPCTPEDIQSLRGTADNGKCENTPSVMNTYVNRVNGNLMDMGRDSVLAMSNESIADLPYISEVFNTPSDNVRCSDKQDKEENIEMDSPEAVADDSGLPLDLELMSPNRLRLEESIEEQMDCTSSPDTLDGAMATSTKPFSNGLSSPVSNGPPSLPPLLDSDNNNGTIPINQPLGWGVNNSNGASTPLTPPEQDEVIACSGCCLAGMSFPSICTRGPRQTPYKNLNGDAAGKRLLCKALPPSPTEPSIALPGART, encoded by the exons GTGCAGCATCGTACCACGGGGCAGGTGATGgctctgaagatgaacaccatgGCCAGTAATAAAGCCAACATGCTTAAGGAGGTACAGCTGATGAACCGCCTTGGACATCCCAACATACTCAG GTTTGTGGGAGTGTGTGTACATGAGGGACATCTTCATGCTTTGACAGAG TACATCAATGGCGGTAACCTGGAGCAGCTGTTGAATAGTGATGTGTTCCTGTCCTGGTCTGTGAGAATAAACCTTAGTCTTGATATTGCCAGAGGCCTGGAATACCTGCACAGCAAGGGCATATTTCACAGAGACCTTACGTCAAAG aaCTGTCTAGTGCGCTGGGAGAGCGGGCAGTGCAGTGCTGTAGTGGGGGACTTTGGCCTGGCAGAGAAAATTCCTGATCACAG TGAAGAGGCAGAGAAGCAGAGCATGGCTGTTGTTGGCTCCCCCTACTGGATGGCTCCGGAGGTGCTCCGAGGAGAACGCTACAATGAAAAG GTGGATGTATTTGCCTATGGTATTATTCTCTGTGAGATTATTGGCCGGATACAGGCAGATCCCGACTTTCTTCCACGGACAGAG GACTTTGGTCTTGATGTGGAGGCCTTTCGGCAGATGGTTGGAGACTGTCCTCCTCATTTCTTCCATCTCGCAGTCATCTGCTGCAGT ATGAACCCAGACAGTCGGCCCTCATTCACAGATGTGGTAGCAGAGCTGGAGAAGATGGTGAGTGATCGAAAGAAGAGTGAATGTATGGAGTCAGATGTAGAGG acCAGCCATCCACAAACACAACACCTTTAAGTCGAAAGCATTCTCTACACATTCCCACTGACCCGCGTCTCTGCCGCAGTAAATCCGATGTGCTCCTCCCTCCGTCCCCTCTCCTGACTCGGACCACACCGATGCGTGTCAACCCTTTCTCCCAGCGCCAAGACCTCAACGGCGGCCGAATCAAGCTCTTTGACACCCCCAGCAAGTCTGTCATTTCCCTCACATTTGCTCTCCCTCCGCCACCTGACCCCAGCAGCCCCGTCTCCTGTGACAAAAGCCCTCTCCATTGCCATAGACGTAGCCAGTCACTGCCCTGCACGCCAGAAGACATCCAGTCTCTGCGTGGTACTGCTGACAATGGGAAATGTGAAAATACTCCAAGTGTTATGAACACTTATGTAAATCGAGTCAATGGAAATCTGATGGACATGGGAAGGGACAGTGTGTTGGCGATGAGCAATGAGAGTATTGCTGATCTGCCTTATATTAGTGAGGTTTTTAATACACCCAGTGACAACGTCAGGTGTTCAGATAAGCAGGACAAGGAGGAGAATATTGAAATGGACAGTCCAGAAGCTGTAGCTGATGATTCTGGTCTTCCATTAGATCTAGAGCTGATGTCTCCGAACCGACTGAGGTTAGAGGAGAGCATTGAGGAGCAAATGGACTGCACCAGCTCTCCTGATACACTAGATGGCGCCATGGCTACTTCAACCAAACCTTTCTCCAATGGCTTGAGCTCCCCGGTCTCAAACGGGCCACCCTCATTACCTCCTTTACTAGACTCTGACAACAACAATGGCACCATTCCTATAAATCAACCTCTGGGATGGGGGGTTAATAACTCCAATGGTGCCTCGACCCCTCTTACGCCTCCAGAACAGGATGAGGTCATAGCGTGTTCAGGTTGCTGCCTAGCAGGGATGAGTTTCCCCTCTATTTGCACACGTGGACCTCGACAGACCCCTTATAAGAACTTGAATGGCGATGCAGCTGGGAAGCGACTTCTGTGCAAAGCTTTGCCGCCCTCACCTACAGAGCCAAGCATTGCTCTGCCTGGCGCTCGGACATAA